The Terriglobia bacterium genome contains a region encoding:
- a CDS encoding Lar family restriction alleviation protein, which translates to MIFSEANSGKKWVLRNCPFCGAKQEDEEILISQDDAGMYTVYCLTCQAAGPERINEEEAVKAWNKRKR; encoded by the coding sequence ATGATATTCAGCGAGGCAAATTCCGGAAAGAAATGGGTTCTCCGGAACTGCCCCTTTTGCGGCGCGAAACAAGAGGACGAAGAGATATTAATTTCTCAGGATGACGCCGGAATGTATACCGTGTATTGCCTCACCTGTCAGGCGGCCGGACCGGAGCGGATCAACGAAGAAGAGGCGGTGAAGGCGTGGAACAAGAGAAAGCGATAG
- a CDS encoding sulfite exporter TauE/SafE family protein → MQTVLIVLIIVVAFYFRYLLGFGFSMLFVPLGSMILDFRTVVNLAVILEVGTGVLMTFQYRKELRILDSMLLKAYAIFGAYCGLVIMHYVPTPVIILTSMVCVIAATLMFLGQGKEIRHTRINLGITGVLSGLLNSWSSMSGPPVVIYYYSSAKSGGEIKAALTGYFLVLYLVTLGMFVFSGEYKGFKYFDAIAVGFFAMLVMYVILGKLMKVTPKERLRQFALLFMIVVASTVIVETLVRMGAGR, encoded by the coding sequence ATGCAGACAGTCCTCATTGTCCTCATTATCGTGGTTGCTTTTTACTTCAGGTATCTGCTGGGGTTCGGGTTCTCCATGCTATTTGTACCCCTGGGCTCCATGATTCTTGACTTTCGAACCGTCGTCAACCTCGCGGTCATCCTTGAAGTCGGTACCGGGGTCCTGATGACCTTCCAGTACCGAAAGGAACTGAGAATTCTGGACTCCATGCTGTTAAAGGCTTATGCCATCTTTGGGGCCTATTGCGGGCTCGTGATTATGCATTACGTTCCAACACCGGTCATCATACTGACATCGATGGTGTGTGTGATCGCCGCGACCCTGATGTTCCTTGGGCAGGGTAAGGAAATTCGTCACACCAGAATCAATCTGGGAATCACCGGCGTCCTGAGCGGGCTGTTAAACAGCTGGTCAAGCATGAGCGGACCTCCCGTGGTCATCTACTACTATTCCTCCGCGAAATCGGGAGGGGAGATCAAAGCCGCGCTCACGGGATATTTTCTAGTCCTTTACCTGGTGACGCTCGGCATGTTCGTCTTTTCGGGCGAGTACAAGGGGTTCAAATATTTTGATGCCATTGCCGTGGGATTTTTTGCCATGCTCGTGATGTATGTGATTTTGGGAAAGCTCATGAAGGTGACGCCGAAGGAGAGGCTGAGGCAATTTGC